The genomic segment CAGCCAGAAATTTAGAAAGGACCTTTTTCCCTCTTACTTGGAactgaaggattttttttcttaaagcaatTGAATTTTGAGTTTTGGGTTTTTATCTTAATCAACAGTTAGGCTGGCTGTGCAATACTTGTTGCACTAATCTGTTACTCTTATTTAATGTTAGAATAGTTATTAGCAGTTTCTAAAAGCTAATCGATATGCATCCTTCATGAGAGCCCTCTAGCAGTCCTGTTGTTTTTAAATTGCTTAACTGCACTTTTTTTGGTAACAGAACTTGATGATGGAGTCAACTCCAAAGTCAGTAcaaagagaagcaagagaaaaggtATAAATGATTTTGACTTCTCTGGATCATTTCAgggtaagaaaatatatttagttttttttagaCCTAAACAGTGTGCAATATGAAAGTTGTTATTCATTAGCATTTTGGgaaattttctaaattaattaGTACAATTtagtctttgtttttataatggatactaagttttatgtatttttaatatgtgAAAATTGTTGTTTTCCACATATTCCTTCAATTGTTTTCCTAAATTTCTTCCTCTGTCATTTAAATATCTCTAGGTCATCTTTTCATTCATGTTGAAACCATTCAGTTATATGCAAGCTCTGGATTTTCCATAGACACCTgttgcctttttccttttctcaaccaACGCTTGCTTATTCCTTACCATTGGACTCTTCTAAAACTCCAGGCTATTTATCAACAtgactttcctttgtatgagaTCTGCCATTTTGCCGTATGATAAAAACAATTCTAATTTCAAAAATAACTTAGATAAAACAGATACAAATTCTTTCTGCTACTTTATTCTCTAGTAGTTTAAAAAGTCTAACAGGTGATGCCTTTTAGTgtaatatttttaagatgttaATCACAGGAAAAAGTACTATATCAGGTgacaattttaagtttttaataatGTAGAAAGCACTATAATAATCCTTAATTTTGTGGATAAATTCAcaggattgctttttttttttaatgctttgctTCTAATGCCTCTCTAGCGtctgaagaataaaaatagacttctgaagttaaaaataattaaaatgcttaacaattttattaaaatcaaaaatatttttgacaataATACAAGTAATAACTTTATATGTTGGTAGTAGTCTCTCAGACACTTTTATACCTACAAAATTTTTATCAGCTCTTTCAAATACTGCTAACAATCGTAGTCATCTTAATCAGATTGATTTTTACCTATGCATTCTTAAATTGTAACATGTTATCTTCCAGATTTTTGTGTTCCATTGAGTGATGGAAGGTCATTTTAATAGTAGCATATGCTCACATATAAGACAATATTTTCCTCACTCATCCCTCAGAAAAGAAATGTTGCTTCATCTTAAGTCCTGTTGAGCCTGTCATATTAAATATAAGATGCTCTCTCAGTGACCATATTTCGAGTAATGAAGTATTACTTCAGAAGACATTAGTCTGAAAGGATCTCAGATATCAGTCGACAATAGTTTTGATACAGATTAAAGGATGCCTGACTGGTTTGATTAAAGTGGAAGGAGAAAGCAAAGAAATTTCAAAcagatttgttcattgatcatgGGGGCAGGAGGTGTTCATTCTACATTTGCAGATGTTGGCTATCCTTAAGGTTGAACAAACCTTAAGGAAACTTTTAAGAAGGCAGCACAGCAGAAGTACTTACTGAATTacagatatatgtgtatatatacctatagaatgaaaacaaaaaaaacttcctAATGCTATTCAAGTGGGAATTTTAACaagataaaatattcaaaaacaacATCATGCACACTTAATTAAATAATACACATTTCACCTTGATAAAAGTTAAGGTTAAATGCTCTAGAAACTTTATTGAAAGTGGCTCTGGTATATCTATGCAAAGATTTACACATgattgttcatagcagcattattcatattaGCCAAAAAGTGAGAATGACCCAAATGTCTGTTGAccgatgaatggataagcaaaatgcgATAGGTCCATATAATGAGTCATTATTCAGCAGTAAAATGCAATGCAGGACTGCTACATGTTTTAGATGACCTCAAAAATGAACTAGCCAAGAAAGGCAAAACCTAGGGGAGAGGGCATGTGACTGCAAACGTGCACCAGGTTCTTCTGGagttgatggaaatgttctaaaactgcaTTGATTTATTAACAGCTGAACTTTTATGATGATTTTTATTGCCTAGTAAAGTTGTTAAGAAGTGACTCTAATAGTCCCAGAAACATTGATGTCAGAGATGCAGAGTTTGAATAATATTATTTCAAGAAAAGTGAAAATGGATAAAAGTGGTATCTCTAGTTAatgtatttttacataatttcaaatgtgtaaaaatattaaagacattttatctattttgtgaaGTTTATTCAGAATTATAGGTGAGTTTTTAAGGAGAATCACTTTATTTTGAGTATTATAAACAAAATTTCATCTATAACATAGTAAACATACCTTCTGTCAATTTCTTCACAGTCCCAAGAATTAAAACCTCTGACttaattaaaatttacattttgctTTAAATATAAAATCCTTCCGTGTCAACTTTGGAATTTTAATCTTGCCTGATACTATGAAATGGGGTAAAACCTTGATCAGTGGTCAAATCTGAAAGGCAAAAAGACACTACTGTCATCTGAACAGTTTACTAGGTtactaacttttttaaaaaatgctgtatACTAACTCCTAAATTATAGTTCTTTAAGTGCCAGCTACTTAATGAGCTAGGAGATAAATGCAgttgtgtatttattatataaacaaatataattGTTTTTACCAAGACAATGTTGAAAGATTTACATTTTGCAAAATCATTGGATTTACAATTTAATAATCTAGGCTTACATACTTTTAGgatcaaggaaaaaaaataaaagaaatctcaATGACTCCAATCTGTTTGTATCTGCTGAAGAGGTAAGGCTAATATACTGCTTCAAGAAGCTAGTTATTCTGCATTGTTTTAAGTTTTCTAATAAATGtatcccccccaccccaacctttTTTAAGTTTGGCCATCTATTGGATGAAAATATGGGATCCAAGTTTGATAGTATTGGCATGAATGCCATGGCTAACAAAGATAATGCAAGTAAGTAACttgaattttttattgaggttttAATTAGATAAGGCCTTAAGTTAGAACTTCTGAGGATGTAAATATTTGTGGAGGACCTTTTTAAGTAAGAGTGGATAAAATTCCTTTCATCCTATAATGAATAGCTTTTTCATctgggatttaaaaaatatttagactaCTGCAAAAAAGTACAACCTACAAaagttacttttgtttttttagagaGGCATgctatttttatatactttgagTTTGCTAAGTAACTATAGGTGCTTTATAAACAGTTTAATTATTTCTGATACAGTTACTGGCTTCTATTCTTTCATCAGTAAAAATGTTCAGGGGAAATAAAATCTTTGAAGCATTTGGTCCTTACCTTTCCTAGTCTTTTATTTGTAGAACAACAATCTCTGACAATAAATACAGAAGGAAAGCAACAAACAAGCTGGAGATTTTGCATAGTGATGAGAAGTGACTGTGGGCCATGGCCAACCAGAAGTCCTGTTAGTAGGATGTTTTCTGGGGTTGCCGAGATCTATAGTGTGGGGTGTTCATCTTTCTCCAACCCATTATCCCAACAGGTCTCAAACAGCTTAAATGGGAGACTGAACGTGATGACTGGCTACACAACAGAGATGTAAAAAGTatgatcaagaaaaagaagaatttcaaaaagAAGAGGCCAAAGgtcactcaaaaaattaaaaaaagaaaatgagtgttttctaaataaattataaattagaatTCTACTTACCCCTACTTTTTGCTGTTCAACCATTTTTCTTGATCTTGCTGTCTGATTCCATACATTCCAGCCTGTTCAATGGATTTGTaataaactgaaaatacaaataactgTCGTTTTTATAAAACAGGCAAGTGTTAAACTATATTGAGAAAAACATACTTTTTCCCTTTTCTGCATAGTAAAATGAAGATACACATATTTCATGTATAAGTTCTAGCACCTCTATTCTAGTGAGCACTATTAAGCATTACTTTATACCATTTATGCCAAATAATTACATGTCATCTTGTTTAATCCTTCTACAATTCGTGACATGGGCATTCTCTCTacttaacagagaaaagaaacaacTCCAAGAGGTTAGGAAACTGAAGatgggttttaaattttaagcTATGGTTTGATTCCATCACAACCTCAGGTATGTCTCATTCCAAAGTCTACGTTCTTAACTGCTAGAAGAATTAAGAATCCCAGTCCATTAGCTAACTGCTCTCATCTCTAGATGAGAATTTTCTTCACTCTGTATTCTCAGGAGCTAAGATAGGGATGAGGAAATTACTATCACAAGTCACTTAGCCCTTAATTGGTCATAATTTATTGGTTACTTGAAAAAGTTGTTTTGTACTCTTGAGGAAAAACATACCTTCCAAGATGAAGGGAAATTTCTTGTTCATTGTTTGCCTGAAATCTGATGAAAAAAAGTCTTAGATATGATTAGAAATTCCTTATTAGAAATTCTTTAACACATGGAGCCATAATTTCATGCTAGCTTTAGGGTCTGTGAAACAGGAATCCTATAGATTAGAAATTTGTGTTAAGGTCCTTCTGGTAATTTAGAACTATATCCTCTTGGGATCTAAGTTGAAACTTGGTTTACACATAGCCTTCCATAGCTATTTTGGGAAGTTTAAAATTTAGCCTTTTTGTATAATTTGTTCAGAAATGGTATTTAAAATCAAGTTTTACATGTTAATGTGTAATTCTCGTACGTAACTTTATGAATTGTTTTTTGGATGCCATTTTACCTTGTTAAGGAATTAGAAATAAGGCTGTACTGTACCCAGTTTCTTAAATTGTCttaagttttaatttgcttttagaTACTGTTTGGATGTTTTCTTTTATACCCTTACTTACAGTTTAAAAGTATAGAGCCCTTTTGAATGTCCAGTACATCCTGGAACATTGTTCCAGTGAAGTACTTTAAGAAAACAAGTTTCAAAGATGGTCACCACCCCAGGACTACCATTCTCTGTTCTAGGGAAAGAAAGCAGCACttcctaattttaaaagtaaaaggcTTTAATATaaactccccaccccccaccccaaaaaaaTGTCAAAGCACTTTCAATAATAGCTGGTGCCATGGGAAAGGTTTTAGAGCATAATATTAATGAAGAGGAAGAACTGTTAACCTGAGAAACTGGTTCTTTGACAATTCAGCTATGCCACCTCTTGCTTCTCAGTCTACCAAATAATGAGATGTAACTGGCAGGCTGAATCCTCCATCTGTGTTCGCAAACTAACCCAGGCCAAAGCTCTATGTCCTCCAGTAAAATCCATGGAAGTGTGAAAAAAGTTCCCTACTCTACAAATTACTTTTTTTAGGGAAAGGTATGTCATTTAGTCTATAATAATTGACATCTAGTTTTCCCTTGTACCCATAAAAATGCCTACTACATTGAATCTGAAGAAATTTATCTAAAAATGCTGTTTAGAACCTAAAATGCATTAGGAAACTACACCACTCTAGAAAACATTAACATCTGAATTATGATTACCTTGACTTGTGTTCATCTTATTAAACAAACAATATGCTCCAAAAATGCCCACAAGTTCAGCTAGTAAGACTCCTTTAAAGATCTTCTTTGCCAGTGGTTCCATAGTGCGAGCCATCCTAAGTTTAACAGTAACAAAAATATGTGAACCTAAATGAGCATATTCAGATTTAACACCACTTACATAAAAAAATTCCttcctgtaatttttatttttattaaattcttaTTAAAGCAAGaatgtttatctattttggaatAAAACCCCAAAGTTACTGTAGCCTTATTTGCACTGGACATGTCCCATGTTCCTAGTTTCCAATCTCCATGCCTAAAAGGCACAGTGAACCAAAGATGATTGGATAAAGCACAGAGAGGAGATAAAAATTGAAGGCAttgtaaataaaacaattttaaaattgtctaagaatataaaatggtgggAGATGGGTAATTTTTTTAGCTGAAAGGAATTAAGAATGATTTAATGGGCACAACATGTGAAAGCTCTTTATAACATAGCCAACAAAAAATGAGGTTTAAGTGACTATTTTACAGCTGGAGGAACATATATTGGACTTTGTGCCATAGTTCAGACATTTTATGCAAAGTTGAGCACTATAAACTAACTGGTTCTTGTTCCTGAAGAGCTGCTCTTCTAACAGTATTTTCAAACTAATTGTGTCACTCATAAGCCTTGTTAAAAGTGCACGTTCCTGGGCCTCAGCCTGCAATTCCTCCAATCCCCACATTTTGATTCAGCAAGTCTAGGGTTGACACCCAAGTAATCTGCCCTTTTAGCAGAAAACTCCAAATGACTGTTTATACAAGAGGCCCATGGGCCACATGAGGAGGAAAACACCATCACCCAGTTAGTGTCAAAACTAGATGTTAGATCTTGATTCTCCTCCTGTAATTAATGAGTTTGAGTCTTCGGTTTCTTTCTCTAAAGTAAAAGCCAAACAAAAGGGCTATATAAAAAGAAAGTAGCATATATGATCTTACTAAAATACATGAAATGTAAACCCAAGTTTTTACTCTCCCGGTAACCCCAAATTCAGGAACAACAGGAGAACAGCAGTTTTTAATCTCAGGATTTTGATACTGCCCTATGTATGCTCTTTGTCTAGTTTCATCCTATGCACAGATGATATGTTCTCGAATACAGTTCCAGCACTCTGCTCACTGTCATGAGTTTCGCTTGTGGATCCTCCACATGCTTAAGGGTGGGGGATAATTAAATACCATACTTTTGTGAGATAATCCTATTAATATGGCTACCAGATGTCCCTTCCCCCCAAAAAATCCCTTCTCTCATTTTGATAATGTGATCACTCTGAGGACCAAAAGATTAAAACTTTATTcttacctaaaagaaatgaagcaGAGTAAGTTAAAAAGAACTTACATATAACCAAGAGGCAGATGGGAAGGGAGTTGTTTTGCCTATTTACCACAATGCCATACATTATTAACAGGAAATAAGTCATGATTAGTACAGGGAGATATCTTGGGTTATTTTTAATGTTCAAGgagtgaaaaaaacaaagcaggcCCAGAGCCAGTGTAAGGAATCCAAGCAAAGTCGTTTTGTTGGGAAAGGGTGAGACTGACGGTTCAAAAAACAAACTCGAAGTAACAACGTATATAATAAGTCATTTacctttcttaaaaatatatatatatacattttacattCCAAGTCCCTTGGAATTATCTATAAAAACTGATAAAACCCATCTGATAAAGACCACTTTTTAAAGGCACACCTGTCCACGACAAAGCTAGGTTACAACTGGCAGAGGAGCAACAAGATTAGACAACATTTTGGAGAGGGATGGAACTTGGTGAAGTTTAAAATAAAGCAGCCCTCTGATGGACATGTGTCATGCGGTTACCATCCCACTGGCTCGAGAGGCTGACTCGGGTGCACGAATTTAAGACAAAAGGGCAATGTTGCGTCGGAAAATCCCTCGGCTCTGCGCCAGCTGGAAATCCACACAGCTCAGCATGTCCAGGCAAAAAAAGCCACATGTCACACACTAGATGTTGAAGAACGAGGTTCCTCTGCTACGTCCCCGGACAAACTCAGGTTTTCCAGGTTACCACGGTCAAGAGCCAAGCAACCAGAGAGGCCTCTGAGAGCTGCCTCAGGCAGGCTACCCGCGGCCCTCACGGCCCCGCCTCCCCAGCTCCCCGATTCTCTGGTGCTCCCCGGCCCGCCCAGACTCCCAGGATCCTCCGGCCCGGCAGCAGTTCCCAGGGACCGGCAGCACATGCAGCACCCCCACCCCGGCCGCGGCGCCAAAGTTGCCAAGCGACCTGAAAATATTAGGGCCTCTTCCGCTCTCCTCCGACGGCATAGATGCAGAGACACCGGGTATTCACCGTTCACCCCAGATCGCTCCACAGAAACCTCACCCACTCCCAGCACTGGGAGCCCTTGTAAGACTGCGCAGCTACCTCACCTCAGGAACATACAGGCTGGAATGCGCCTGCGCAATGGATGACGgagccccgcccctccccgcGCTGTAATCAGCATTTATGGTGCTTTAAGTAAGAGTGGGTCCTGGCTGCTGACTGGTGcgctattttatttaatcctcaaataaCCTAATGTCATGATAGCTGCCATGAGTatttcattttacagagaaggcgAGATGTTTACCCTGCCCACGATCACATAGCTGATAAAAGACAGaacttggatttgaacccaggactatGATTTGAAAGCCTGCACTCATTTTTAATCTGCAACCCAAAGTGTGATAGTCTCCAAGAATCAGTAGTATGggaatcacctgggaacttgctcGGACgacagacctgctgaatcagaacctgcattttagTCAAATACCTAGACAATCCGTTTGCAAATTAAATTTTGAGAAGCACTGCCCTACTGCCCActagatagaaaaaaaaagtagagagtgagaaaggggaaggggaagaggaggaggaaaggaatTGAAAGGTCTATTAAGGTAGACACAGATCTACCTTCATTGATGTTAATAGTCTAGTAGGGGGTAAAATATACCCACAAACAACTAATGGAAAGTACACAATGATCAGGGCCTTACTTCTGATCTGAGGGACCCATGACGTTTTAGAGAAGGGGTGATAGTTGGAGCTGTTTGTCAGTGCCACTAAAGGAAGCACCTGTGAGGAGCTCTCTTGACTGCCCCAGTTTTCCTATCCAACTACCACAGTCCAACCTCATGGCTCATTTGCACATCCAAACTGGCATACGTTGTGAAGAATGTGGATGTACAAACTAAATTCATTAAAAGCATATCATTATTAATGAAGATCACTCAGGTCTACACTGACCAAGAGCCCCAAAGCCATCTTTTCCACATCAGCACTACTAGTATCCTCTTAACATTAGGTTTTGTATACTCTTGATCTCTTCTGCTCTATAGAAGCTGCCTCAGTTTTGAACCTCCATTCTAATAACTTTGTATCTGACTTTCAAGCTTTTCTCATAAGATCTCTTTGCAActctattgttttttattttgtctgttactgTTTTTGCATCATAACCTATTATTCTCAAAACTATTCAGAACTCTTCCCCAGGTATCACCTACTCTGTTGAGGGCCCCTTTCCCCTCCAACCacgtgtcttgccaataggtttcagccccagacaagttcactatggattcaatgtgaccaaagaaatgacagtagaacgttcttggggtgaaagggttatacccaactttattccacggtagcaggtcaatcactagaatcccatccactcagagcaagtcttcatgcagcaagccggtctctgcctctgggcctctctgcccgcacaaccgtctcagtctctgtcctcagtgctgccaccactccaacctctgctctcctacagccttgcagtcatgccaccgtgtcacccagagcactgggtggagctctttatatagagtcaataacaacgtattgcccacacatgtgtagtgagctagctgaccagggccaggtgagaatactggccacaggaaccttcactttatctacacCAGGGTATTCACAATCTTTAGAGATTCATCCCTTTCAAAGATTGACCCACAATAaatctttctcattttaaaatcaacCTGTATGACTTCCAACaaaaactttgttttaaaaaatacatagatcACTTAAGAcattctgtggataaagtgaaagttcctgtggccaggattctcacttggccctggtcggctagctcactacacacgtgtgagcaatatgttgctattgatgctacataaagagctccgcaCAGTGGTCTAGGTGACACAGTGacactgcaaggctgcaggagagctgaGACAAGActagagactggagtggtggcagcgctgaggacagagactgggatggctgtgtgggcacagaggcctagaggcagagaccagcttgctgcatgcagacttgctctaagtggacaggattctagtgattgacctgccaccatgggaatgaagttcggtataaaccctttcaccccaagaatgttccattgtcatttttcggtctccttgaatccatagtgaacttgcccagggctgaaactcacTAACAAGACAACTCCTCTATGCCTTGAGCTGCCAGGCCCTACTACAGTGGTTTAAAATACCAACCATCAGGGTTAAAGGTAGCAGGATGACAAAACAAGAGGAAAAGATAATCAGAATGGTTcagactgaaaaaagaaaagaataaaataacctgATACAGAGCCTGAAATAATTCCACAGAAACTCAATCACTTCCACCGGGgagtatatataaattaattaaggGAGGTTGTTCCCTGGAGGGGAAGTTTCCCAGTATGACACAAAGCTTGACATCCTCATATCTGTTTCTTAAATATCCTGGACCCAACTATATATTTCACAAACATGTTTTGAGGTAACGACCACTTGGCCACAAAATTTAGAGCAGGAAAAGTGGAGACCCTTACCAAGTTCCTTTATCAATGAATTGGGGTAGAGGGTAGAGGGTGTTGAGGCAGGTGGGACAAACTCTGGTGAAAGATTTTCAAAGGGGCACTGATTCTCTCAAGTATCAGGTGGGACTCCAAAGCAACAGGTATGCACATTGGGGGCGAGGAAGTAACTAATTTGCCCTAGCTCCAACCCCAGAATACAAATGCTCAAACTCTCCAGTCCAGAAGCCTGGTAGATCCTTCTTCAAGTCTTGAACACCTCTGCCAAAGGGTCCTTTGAGGGCTGTACATTCCCGTGTGACCCTAATTTGCTAACTAGCAGAGGGTGCAAGTGGCAAGGAGGAAGTTCTCCTTGCTACATCATACCCAAGGCCCAGAGCTGGCCCAAAGGCACAGAGTCCTAGCCTTCTGTAGTGGTCACAAAGGCAAGGGCAACAGGCATCTGCACACTAACCAGTATCTAAGAAGTCTGCTGCCCATCCTCCCACGGTTACCTCA from the Manis pentadactyla isolate mManPen7 chromosome 2, mManPen7.hap1, whole genome shotgun sequence genome contains:
- the CEBPZOS gene encoding protein CEBPZOS isoform X2, yielding MARTMEPLAKKIFKGVLLAELVGIFGAYCLFNKMNTSQDFRQTMNKKFPFILEVYYKSIEQAGMYGIRQQDQEKWLNSKK
- the CEBPZOS gene encoding protein CEBPZOS isoform X1; protein product: MPSEESGRGPNIFRMARTMEPLAKKIFKGVLLAELVGIFGAYCLFNKMNTSQDFRQTMNKKFPFILEVYYKSIEQAGMYGIRQQDQEKWLNSKK